A single window of Archangium gephyra DNA harbors:
- a CDS encoding ArnT family glycosyltransferase, whose translation MPSASSVPATPPRPSGSSPILSAVPDVAPEPSTRLLLLLLLAAALLPRLVLMPFNENFYGDAVARTELAERWANQPHLITSYGDGAYQFGPLHLYVVGAALKVVQDKALAGRLVSLLFGVLSVVPLFALTRRLFDWRAAVWACLGFSVWGMHLQMSTTAASEAMSLFFMLWVFALIAEGLDDNRLGPFFGAALVLNLACATRYDAWMFMPLLSVALLFWGEDRVAAITRAVGFGLLCLPFPLLWMQGNEMAHGDPFFPIHAVEQFHADWTREGVARVGEWRYRLESLGFWPGVALLTLSPGVALLGMVGMWRSWRERPDTRWLVLAALVPAAYFTFRAVVLLDFQPLGRFTVTELAVLLPFVVPGLEAVRGAGARKAVAAVCSVLAVAVPLAMGLYTFRADGRWQDSLRPVSPTSTNPVPLMQVARFLKEEVAPKGGAAVVDQDPSYMDLQLAFFSGLPDERLARVRWETFRKHLREAQPEYLVRFDNGSLVRDPGVKLEGRTLTLDGVAYEEQDGFSAPLHVYRRR comes from the coding sequence ATGCCGTCCGCTTCGTCCGTTCCCGCCACCCCCCCGCGCCCCTCGGGCTCCTCTCCCATCCTCTCCGCGGTGCCCGATGTGGCCCCGGAGCCGAGCACCCGGCTGCTGCTGCTGTTGCTGCTGGCCGCGGCGCTGCTGCCGCGCCTGGTGCTGATGCCCTTCAACGAGAACTTCTACGGCGACGCGGTGGCGCGCACGGAGCTGGCCGAGCGCTGGGCGAACCAGCCGCACCTCATCACCTCGTATGGGGATGGGGCCTACCAGTTCGGGCCGCTGCACCTGTACGTGGTGGGGGCGGCGCTGAAGGTGGTGCAGGACAAGGCGCTGGCGGGCCGGCTGGTGAGCCTGCTCTTCGGGGTGCTGTCGGTGGTGCCGCTCTTCGCGCTCACCCGGCGCCTGTTCGACTGGCGCGCCGCGGTGTGGGCCTGTCTGGGTTTCTCCGTCTGGGGCATGCACTTGCAAATGTCCACGACGGCGGCCAGCGAGGCCATGTCGCTCTTCTTCATGCTGTGGGTGTTCGCGCTCATCGCCGAGGGGCTGGACGACAACCGCCTGGGGCCCTTCTTCGGGGCGGCGCTGGTGCTCAACCTGGCGTGCGCCACGCGCTACGACGCGTGGATGTTCATGCCCCTGCTGTCCGTGGCGCTGCTCTTCTGGGGCGAGGATCGGGTGGCGGCCATCACGCGCGCGGTGGGCTTCGGCCTGCTGTGCCTGCCCTTCCCGCTGCTGTGGATGCAGGGCAACGAGATGGCGCATGGAGATCCCTTCTTCCCCATCCACGCGGTGGAGCAGTTCCACGCGGACTGGACGCGCGAGGGCGTGGCCCGGGTGGGCGAGTGGCGCTACCGGCTGGAGAGCCTGGGCTTCTGGCCGGGCGTGGCGCTGCTGACGCTCTCGCCGGGCGTGGCGCTGCTGGGCATGGTGGGCATGTGGCGCTCGTGGCGCGAGCGCCCGGACACGCGCTGGCTGGTGCTCGCCGCGCTGGTGCCCGCCGCGTACTTCACCTTCCGCGCCGTGGTGCTGCTCGACTTCCAGCCCCTGGGCCGCTTCACGGTGACGGAGCTGGCGGTGCTGCTGCCCTTCGTCGTGCCGGGCCTCGAGGCGGTGCGCGGCGCCGGCGCCCGCAAGGCCGTGGCCGCCGTGTGCTCGGTGCTGGCGGTGGCCGTGCCCCTGGCCATGGGCCTCTACACCTTCCGCGCCGATGGCCGCTGGCAGGACAGCCTCCGCCCGGTGAGCCCCACCTCCACCAACCCGGTGCCCCTCATGCAGGTGGCCCGCTTCCTCAAGGAGGAGGTGGCCCCCAAGGGGGGCGCGGCCGTGGTGGATCAGGATCCGAGCTACATGGATCTCCAGCTCGCCTTCTTCTCCGGCCTGCCGGATGAGCGGCTGGCCCGCGTGCGCTGGGAGACCTTCCGCAAGCACCTGCGCGAGGCCCAGCCGGAGTACCTCGTGCGCTTCGACAATGGCTCGCTGGTGCGCGACCCGGGCGTGAAGCTCGAGGGCCGCACGCTGACGCTCGACGGCGTGGCCTACGAGGAGCAGGACGGCTTCTCCGCGCCGCTGCACGTCTACCGGCGCCGCTGA
- a CDS encoding tetratricopeptide repeat protein translates to MLSSRSLRHVVLALAATLAVGCAPSLKVNVLQPARVNLGAAKRLTVVQTEGRKGARDFLIDELTRQARGEGYFQVADRSDEGIVVKVAGRSVQILSTGSGPAQTQDEIGVRIDVNDWDAEKKTETVKDTDSKGVVTEREVKFYEAKTVVSVTAFNASGKALLAEEEYEMVGRGEDKDAALGNAARSLISRILFDITPKYVTKSIRMDGDDKAQKPIIEVAEQGNVPRAITEMESYVQTNPQNSAALYNLAVLLDASGKYSEALDLYTKAISLSAKDYYVSMKAECAKRLADQQALAQ, encoded by the coding sequence ATGTTGTCTTCCCGTTCTCTGCGTCACGTCGTGCTGGCGTTGGCGGCCACCCTCGCGGTGGGCTGCGCTCCCAGTCTGAAGGTCAATGTCCTGCAGCCGGCCCGGGTCAACCTGGGTGCCGCCAAGCGGCTGACGGTGGTGCAGACCGAGGGCCGCAAGGGCGCCCGCGACTTCCTCATCGATGAGCTCACCCGCCAGGCGCGGGGCGAGGGCTATTTCCAGGTGGCGGACCGCTCCGACGAGGGCATCGTCGTGAAGGTGGCCGGCCGCTCCGTGCAGATCCTCAGCACCGGCTCCGGCCCGGCGCAGACCCAGGACGAGATTGGCGTGCGCATCGACGTCAACGACTGGGACGCCGAGAAGAAGACCGAGACCGTGAAGGACACGGACAGCAAGGGTGTCGTCACCGAGCGCGAGGTGAAGTTCTACGAGGCCAAGACGGTGGTGAGCGTCACCGCCTTCAACGCCTCGGGCAAGGCGCTGCTGGCCGAGGAGGAGTACGAGATGGTCGGCCGTGGCGAGGACAAGGACGCCGCCCTCGGCAACGCGGCCCGCTCGCTGATCAGCCGCATCCTCTTCGACATCACGCCCAAGTACGTGACCAAGTCCATCCGCATGGACGGTGACGACAAGGCGCAGAAGCCCATCATCGAGGTGGCCGAGCAGGGCAACGTGCCGCGCGCCATCACGGAGATGGAGTCCTACGTGCAGACCAACCCGCAGAACTCCGCGGCGCTCTACAACCTGGCGGTGCTGCTCGACGCCTCGGGCAAGTACTCGGAGGCCCTGGACCTGTACACCAAGGCCATCTCCCTGTCCGCCAAGGACTACTACGTGAGCATGAAGGCCGAGTGCGCCAAGCGCCTCGCCGATCAGCAGGCGCTCGCGCAGTAA
- a CDS encoding PAS domain-containing protein — protein sequence MDPSPPSTPAPRRARRLPLPVLAGLLAAALAVLLIAALFLRSTRQLAWSSGRVTHTLDVINEAEQLLSLMKDAETGQRGYLLTRERHFLAPYEDARRYIQPSLERLRALTSDEPHQRQRLDAMESLIQRKLALIERTLRLEQEGQYAAALESVHSGEGKRLMDALRVHERELRQEAEGRLARENAQLAEASRSADVLVLSGSGFLLAFIGLSAGSFLRDLRSREREEAEREALLAHEQATQVQAEAERQRARFQAILSQVPAAVGVYRAPDQLCELANPGLQRLHGGRTLLGRTVREAHPEFAGSGLFDTFDNVFRTGQAYSATGRRLMLDRNGDGQLTEGYFNFTYQPLLDAGGRVEAVLLFAVEVTEQVRARQVAEEALAHRQRAEAALRESEAHLRRTLKAAEVGAWEWDLSNQRMVWTPNVEPMFGMAPGTFLGTADAALALIHPEDRERVARALGQTARTQGESEHQLEYRVLRADGGVRWQESRGRVLFDERGRPSKLAGVVMDITSRKHAEQQQRESEARFQLLAEALPQLIWRTRADGYTEYFNPGWYEYTGQTREQAMGDGWFQAIHPEDLSHTEEAWRRAVTTGEPYSVEYRVRRAADGAYRWFIARGLPLRDGTGRITHWFGTCTDIDDQKRGAETLRFLSEASAALAASLDQAATLKQVARLAVPVLADWCLVDLLGEDGGVERVEVAHADPAWTELADRLRRFPPVQNPEHPSARAMRLDQTILVAEVTGAFEERSAQSAEHRVAIREMKCLSMMSVPLLARGRTLGVLTFFTTESSGRRYGQEDVLRMEEVARRVAMAFDNARLFALAQEERQRAEEANRLKDDFLATVSHELRTPLTAMIGWLKMLRSGRLPPDKHAKALETVDRNTQAQAQLIEDLLDVSRIISGKLRMETQPVHLVDVLQAAMESVRPAADARTIQLLAELEPGEHVVMGDAGRLQQVVWNLLSNAVKFSPGGSRVWVRLRRVETSLEVTVRDEGPGVPADFLPHIFERFRQLEGGTTRRHGGLGLGLAIVRHLVELHGGTVHAASEGAGQGATFTVLLPPATPRQVRTERPAPPAVLPPHAVLSRRRILVVDDEEDNREVLKVMLEEYGALVVTAASASEALRAVREGRPDLLVSDIGMPGEDGYRLISQVRALPAEEGGGVPAVALTAYARVEDRTRALTAGFNMHVAKPVEPTELLSILSNLVMLSAGGQESG from the coding sequence ATGGATCCCTCCCCCCCGAGCACTCCCGCCCCCAGGCGCGCCAGACGGCTTCCCCTGCCGGTGCTCGCCGGGCTGCTCGCGGCCGCGCTCGCCGTGCTCCTCATCGCCGCCCTCTTCCTGCGCTCCACCCGGCAGCTCGCGTGGAGCTCGGGCCGCGTGACGCACACGCTGGACGTCATCAACGAAGCGGAGCAGCTGCTGTCGTTGATGAAGGACGCGGAGACGGGCCAGCGCGGCTACCTGCTCACCCGCGAGCGGCACTTCCTCGCGCCCTATGAGGACGCCCGGCGCTACATCCAACCCTCGCTGGAGCGCCTGCGCGCCCTCACCTCGGACGAGCCCCACCAGCGGCAACGGCTGGACGCGATGGAGTCGCTCATCCAGCGCAAGCTCGCGCTGATCGAGCGCACCTTGCGGCTCGAGCAGGAGGGCCAGTACGCCGCCGCGCTGGAGTCCGTCCACTCCGGCGAGGGCAAGCGGCTCATGGACGCGCTGCGCGTGCACGAGCGGGAGCTGCGCCAGGAGGCCGAGGGGCGCCTGGCGCGGGAGAACGCCCAGCTGGCGGAGGCCTCGCGGAGCGCGGACGTCCTCGTGCTCTCGGGCAGTGGCTTCCTGCTGGCCTTCATCGGGCTGAGCGCCGGCTCCTTCCTGCGAGACTTGCGCTCGCGGGAGCGCGAGGAGGCGGAGCGCGAGGCGCTGCTGGCGCACGAGCAGGCCACCCAGGTCCAGGCCGAGGCCGAGCGGCAGCGGGCCCGCTTCCAGGCCATCCTCTCGCAGGTGCCCGCCGCGGTGGGTGTCTACCGGGCGCCGGACCAGCTGTGCGAGCTGGCCAACCCGGGCCTCCAGCGGCTCCACGGAGGCCGGACGCTGCTGGGCCGCACGGTGCGCGAAGCCCACCCCGAGTTCGCGGGCTCCGGCCTCTTCGATACCTTCGACAATGTCTTCCGCACCGGACAGGCGTACTCGGCCACCGGGCGCCGGCTGATGCTGGACCGCAACGGCGATGGCCAGCTCACGGAGGGCTACTTCAACTTCACCTACCAGCCGCTGCTGGACGCGGGAGGCCGGGTGGAGGCCGTGCTGCTCTTCGCGGTGGAGGTGACGGAGCAGGTCCGGGCCCGGCAGGTGGCGGAGGAGGCCCTGGCGCACCGGCAGCGGGCGGAGGCCGCGCTGCGCGAGAGCGAGGCCCACCTGCGCCGGACGCTCAAGGCCGCCGAGGTGGGGGCCTGGGAGTGGGACCTGTCCAACCAGCGCATGGTGTGGACCCCCAACGTCGAGCCCATGTTCGGCATGGCGCCCGGCACCTTCCTTGGAACCGCCGACGCCGCCCTGGCGCTCATCCATCCCGAGGATCGCGAGCGCGTGGCACGTGCGCTGGGACAGACGGCGCGGACCCAGGGCGAGAGCGAGCACCAGCTGGAGTACCGGGTCCTGCGCGCCGACGGCGGCGTGCGCTGGCAGGAGAGCCGCGGCCGGGTCCTGTTCGACGAGCGGGGAAGGCCCTCGAAGCTGGCCGGCGTGGTGATGGACATCACCTCGCGCAAGCACGCCGAGCAGCAGCAGCGCGAGTCCGAGGCACGCTTCCAGCTGCTCGCGGAGGCACTTCCCCAGCTCATCTGGAGGACCCGGGCGGACGGGTACACCGAGTACTTCAACCCGGGCTGGTACGAGTACACGGGGCAGACGCGGGAACAGGCGATGGGCGACGGCTGGTTCCAGGCCATCCACCCGGAGGATCTCTCGCACACGGAGGAGGCCTGGCGGCGCGCGGTCACCACGGGCGAGCCCTACTCCGTCGAGTACCGCGTGCGGCGGGCCGCGGATGGCGCGTACCGCTGGTTCATCGCGCGGGGCCTGCCCCTGAGGGATGGGACGGGCCGCATCACGCACTGGTTCGGCACCTGCACGGACATCGACGACCAGAAGCGCGGCGCGGAGACCCTGCGCTTCCTCTCGGAGGCGAGCGCGGCCCTGGCGGCCTCGCTGGACCAGGCGGCCACGCTCAAGCAGGTGGCCCGGCTGGCCGTGCCGGTGCTGGCGGACTGGTGCCTGGTGGACCTGCTGGGGGAGGACGGCGGCGTCGAGCGCGTCGAGGTGGCCCACGCGGACCCCGCCTGGACGGAGCTGGCGGACCGGTTGCGCCGCTTCCCGCCCGTCCAGAATCCCGAGCACCCCTCCGCCCGGGCCATGCGCCTGGACCAGACCATCCTCGTGGCGGAGGTGACCGGCGCCTTCGAGGAGCGCTCGGCCCAGAGCGCCGAGCACCGGGTGGCCATCCGGGAGATGAAGTGCCTCTCCATGATGTCCGTGCCCCTGCTGGCGCGGGGGCGGACGCTCGGCGTGCTGACGTTCTTCACCACGGAGTCCTCCGGCCGCCGCTACGGGCAGGAGGACGTGCTGCGGATGGAGGAGGTGGCGCGCCGGGTGGCGATGGCGTTCGACAACGCGCGGCTCTTCGCCCTGGCCCAGGAGGAGCGCCAGCGCGCCGAGGAGGCCAACCGGCTCAAGGACGACTTCCTGGCCACCGTCAGCCACGAGCTGCGCACGCCCCTCACGGCGATGATCGGCTGGCTGAAGATGCTGCGCTCCGGGCGGCTGCCGCCCGACAAGCACGCCAAGGCGCTGGAGACGGTGGACCGCAACACCCAGGCGCAGGCCCAGCTCATCGAGGATCTGCTGGACGTGAGCCGCATCATCTCCGGCAAGCTGCGGATGGAGACGCAGCCGGTGCACCTGGTGGACGTCCTCCAGGCGGCGATGGAGTCGGTGCGTCCCGCGGCGGACGCCAGGACCATCCAGCTGCTGGCGGAGCTCGAGCCGGGCGAGCACGTGGTGATGGGGGACGCGGGCCGGCTGCAGCAGGTGGTGTGGAACCTGCTCTCCAACGCGGTGAAGTTCTCCCCCGGAGGCAGCCGCGTCTGGGTCCGGCTGCGGCGCGTGGAGACCTCGCTGGAGGTGACGGTGAGGGACGAGGGGCCGGGCGTTCCGGCGGACTTCCTGCCGCACATCTTCGAGCGCTTCCGCCAGCTCGAGGGCGGCACCACGCGGCGGCATGGAGGGCTGGGCCTGGGGCTCGCCATCGTCCGCCACCTCGTGGAGCTGCACGGAGGGACGGTGCACGCCGCGAGCGAGGGAGCGGGCCAGGGAGCCACCTTCACGGTCCTCCTGCCGCCCGCCACGCCCCGGCAGGTGCGGACCGAGCGCCCCGCGCCACCCGCCGTCCTCCCCCCCCACGCGGTGCTCTCGCGGCGGCGCATCCTCGTGGTGGACGACGAGGAGGACAACCGCGAGGTGCTGAAGGTGATGTTGGAGGAGTATGGGGCGCTCGTCGTCACCGCCGCCTCCGCGTCCGAGGCCCTGCGTGCCGTGCGCGAGGGAAGGCCGGATCTGCTCGTCTCGGACATCGGCATGCCGGGAGAGGACGGCTACCGGCTCATCTCCCAGGTGCGCGCGCTCCCGGCCGAGGAAGGCGGCGGGGTGCCCGCGGTGGCCCTCACGGCCTACGCCCGGGTGGAAGACAGGACGCGCGCCCTGACGGCGGGCTTCAACATGCACGTGGCCAAGCCCGTGGAGCCCACCGAGCTGCTGTCCATCCTCTCCAACCTGGTGATGCTCTCGGCCGGAGGCCAGGAGTCCGGGTGA
- a CDS encoding ABC transporter ATP-binding protein: MPPEIEALALEKTYPRPWWPRARRREAPRTALRGVSFEVRAGEVVALIGPNGAGKSTLLRILSGLLLPSAGTARVASRDVVRERPECRREVGAALADDRGLSPRLTARQNLRFYAALYGVPAREVEARIEELSGLLEARRLLEREVRTLSTGEKARVVLTRALLHRPRVLLLDEVTRSLDPGAARRLRTRLLSDVAARGAAVLFASHDLAEVEAVAHRVLLDEGRIAAAGAFPEVRPTAEAVFAAVPREEG; the protein is encoded by the coding sequence ATGCCCCCGGAGATAGAGGCCCTCGCGCTGGAGAAGACGTACCCACGGCCCTGGTGGCCCCGGGCGCGCCGGCGGGAGGCACCCCGGACGGCCCTGCGAGGTGTCTCCTTCGAGGTGCGAGCAGGCGAGGTGGTGGCCCTCATCGGCCCCAACGGCGCGGGGAAGAGCACGCTGTTACGCATCCTCTCGGGCCTGCTGCTGCCCAGCGCGGGCACGGCGCGGGTGGCCTCGCGTGACGTGGTGCGCGAGCGGCCCGAGTGCCGCCGCGAGGTGGGCGCCGCGCTCGCCGATGACCGGGGCCTGTCGCCGCGCCTCACCGCGCGCCAGAACCTGCGCTTCTACGCCGCGCTCTACGGCGTGCCCGCGCGCGAGGTGGAGGCGCGCATCGAGGAATTGTCCGGGCTGCTCGAGGCCCGGCGCCTGCTGGAGCGGGAGGTGCGCACGCTGTCCACCGGGGAGAAGGCGCGGGTGGTGCTCACGCGCGCCCTGCTCCACCGGCCGCGGGTGCTGCTGCTGGACGAGGTGACGCGCTCGTTGGATCCGGGGGCCGCGCGCCGGCTGCGCACGCGGTTGTTGTCGGACGTGGCCGCACGGGGAGCGGCCGTGCTCTTCGCCAGCCATGACCTGGCCGAGGTGGAGGCCGTGGCCCACCGGGTGCTGCTGGACGAGGGCCGCATCGCCGCCGCGGGCGCCTTCCCCGAGGTGCGGCCCACCGCCGAGGCCGTCTTCGCCGCCGTGCCCCGGGAGGAGGGGTGA
- a CDS encoding ABC transporter permease: MRLLLAFLGRDLRILTAYRLNALLLLSGGLFTLTLFYFLARTVGESPLVRGRYGADYFSFALVGLATAALLRALQTGFSHAVRTAQNDGSLEPLLGAPLSTVHVVTLMGAWPVANALLRALGLLALGALLFGARLQLHPVSFVLTLLLSALAFCALGLLSAAFVLVFKRGDPFTYALDALSYLFAGVLYPTDVLPPLLRTMGRLLPATHALHGLRESALRGAGPLELLHTWSTLSIFSLILWPLAAWALSAARRHVEQAGTLPHS; the protein is encoded by the coding sequence ATGCGCCTGCTGCTCGCCTTCCTGGGGCGCGACCTGCGGATTCTCACGGCCTACCGGCTCAACGCGCTGCTGCTGCTGTCCGGGGGCCTCTTCACCCTCACCCTCTTCTATTTCCTCGCCCGCACGGTGGGCGAGTCCCCGCTGGTGCGCGGCCGCTATGGCGCGGACTATTTCTCCTTCGCGCTGGTGGGGCTGGCCACCGCGGCCCTGTTGCGCGCACTGCAGACGGGTTTCAGCCACGCCGTCCGCACGGCGCAGAACGACGGCTCCCTGGAGCCGCTGCTGGGCGCGCCCCTGTCCACCGTGCACGTGGTGACGCTCATGGGCGCCTGGCCCGTGGCCAACGCCCTGCTGCGCGCCCTGGGACTGCTCGCCCTGGGCGCGCTCCTCTTCGGCGCCCGGCTGCAGCTCCACCCCGTGTCCTTCGTCCTCACCTTGTTGCTTAGCGCCCTCGCCTTCTGCGCGCTCGGCCTGTTGTCGGCCGCCTTCGTGCTCGTCTTCAAGCGGGGCGACCCCTTCACCTACGCCCTGGACGCGCTCAGCTACCTCTTCGCCGGCGTCCTCTACCCGACAGACGTGCTGCCCCCGCTGCTGCGCACGATGGGCCGCCTGCTCCCCGCCACCCACGCCCTGCACGGCCTGCGCGAGTCCGCCCTGCGTGGCGCCGGCCCTCTCGAGCTGCTGCATACCTGGTCCACCCTGTCCATCTTCAGCCTCATCCTCTGGCCGCTGGCCGCGTGGGCCCTGTCCGCCGCGCGCCGACATGTAGAGCAGGCGGGGACCCTGCCCCACAGCTGA
- a CDS encoding PrkA family serine protein kinase has product MKDVESKGSWIAKIAALQDAKTYAELHWEGSFEDYLEIVRKNPKVTRTAFQRIYDMILSHGKTEYIDNKKKLIRYHFFSDEKFGGRDAIFGLDVPLMKLVNVFKSAAQGYGTEKRVILLHGPVGSSKSTIARLLKKGLEEYSKTPEGASYTFSWLTDKKGLDGVTVREKMKCPMNEEPLNLIPREWRPKVLAELSPPESGYTIPDGSELCPACRFVFKDLMTQYKGDFAKVMEHIRVNRLIFSEKDRVGIGTFQPKDEKNQDSTELTGDINYRKIAEYGSDSDPRAFNFDGEFNIANRGLIEFVEVLKLDVAFLYDLLGASQEHKIKPKKFPQTDIDEVIIGHTNEPEYKKLENNEFMEALRDRTVKIDIPYITKLSEEVKIYEKDFNSRAIKGKHIAPHTLEMAAMWAVLTRLEEPKKHNLSLLQKLKLYNGKTLPNFTEDNIKELRKEAMREGLEGISARYIQDKISNALVSDKGEGCINPFMVLNELEAGLKGHSLINSEDSRKRFKEMLTSVKQEYEDIVKNEVQRAISADEDAISKLCGNYIDNIKAYTQKEKVKNKYTGLYEEPDERLMRSIEEKIDIPDSRKDDFRREIMNYIGALAVEGKTFNYRTNERLHKSLELKLFEDQKDSIKLKNLVSSVVDKETQEKIDLVKDRLMKNYGYCEICSTDVLNFVASIFARGDAKE; this is encoded by the coding sequence ATGAAGGACGTAGAGAGCAAGGGTTCGTGGATCGCGAAGATCGCCGCGTTGCAAGACGCGAAGACCTACGCGGAGCTCCACTGGGAGGGCTCCTTCGAGGATTACCTCGAGATCGTCCGCAAGAACCCCAAGGTCACCCGCACCGCCTTCCAGAGGATCTACGACATGATCCTCTCCCACGGGAAGACGGAGTACATCGACAACAAGAAGAAGCTCATCCGCTACCACTTCTTCAGTGACGAGAAGTTCGGCGGCCGTGACGCCATCTTCGGCCTGGACGTGCCGTTGATGAAGCTCGTCAACGTCTTCAAGTCCGCGGCCCAGGGCTACGGCACCGAGAAGCGCGTCATCCTCCTGCACGGCCCCGTCGGCTCCTCCAAGTCCACCATCGCCCGCCTGCTCAAGAAGGGCCTGGAGGAGTACTCCAAGACGCCCGAGGGCGCCTCGTACACCTTCTCCTGGCTCACCGACAAGAAGGGCCTGGACGGCGTCACCGTCCGCGAGAAGATGAAGTGCCCGATGAACGAGGAGCCGCTCAACCTCATCCCTCGCGAGTGGCGTCCCAAGGTGCTCGCCGAGCTGAGCCCGCCCGAGTCCGGCTACACCATCCCGGATGGCAGCGAGCTGTGCCCCGCCTGCCGCTTCGTCTTCAAGGACCTGATGACGCAGTACAAGGGCGACTTCGCCAAGGTCATGGAGCACATCCGGGTCAACCGCCTCATCTTCAGCGAGAAGGACCGCGTCGGCATCGGCACCTTCCAGCCCAAGGACGAGAAGAACCAGGACTCCACCGAGCTCACCGGTGACATCAACTACCGGAAGATCGCCGAGTACGGCTCCGACTCCGACCCGCGCGCCTTCAACTTCGACGGCGAGTTCAACATCGCCAACCGCGGCCTCATCGAGTTCGTCGAGGTGCTCAAGCTCGACGTGGCCTTCCTCTACGATCTCCTCGGGGCTTCGCAGGAGCACAAGATCAAGCCCAAGAAGTTCCCCCAGACGGACATCGACGAGGTCATCATCGGGCACACCAACGAGCCCGAGTACAAGAAGCTCGAGAACAACGAGTTCATGGAAGCCTTGCGGGACCGTACGGTGAAGATTGACATCCCGTACATCACCAAGCTCAGCGAGGAGGTGAAGATCTACGAGAAGGACTTCAACTCCCGCGCCATCAAGGGCAAGCACATCGCACCGCACACGCTGGAGATGGCGGCGATGTGGGCCGTCCTCACGCGCCTGGAGGAGCCCAAGAAGCACAACCTCTCGCTGTTGCAGAAGCTCAAGCTCTACAACGGCAAGACGCTCCCCAACTTCACCGAGGACAACATCAAGGAGCTGCGCAAGGAGGCCATGCGCGAGGGCCTCGAGGGCATCAGCGCCCGCTACATCCAGGACAAGATCTCCAACGCCCTGGTGAGCGACAAGGGCGAGGGGTGCATCAACCCCTTCATGGTGCTCAACGAGCTGGAGGCCGGTCTCAAGGGCCACTCGCTCATCAACAGCGAGGACTCGCGCAAGCGCTTCAAGGAGATGCTCACCTCCGTGAAGCAGGAGTACGAGGACATCGTCAAGAACGAGGTCCAGCGCGCCATCAGCGCCGATGAGGACGCCATCAGCAAGCTGTGCGGCAACTACATCGACAACATCAAGGCCTACACCCAGAAGGAGAAGGTCAAGAACAAGTACACCGGCCTCTATGAGGAGCCGGACGAGCGCCTGATGCGCAGCATCGAAGAGAAGATCGACATCCCGGACAGCCGCAAGGATGACTTCCGCCGGGAGATCATGAACTACATCGGCGCGCTCGCCGTGGAGGGCAAGACCTTCAACTACCGGACCAATGAGCGGCTCCACAAGTCGCTGGAGCTCAAGCTGTTCGAGGATCAGAAGGACAGCATCAAGCTCAAGAACCTCGTCTCCAGCGTGGTGGACAAGGAGACCCAGGAGAAGATCGACCTGGTCAAGGACCGGCTGATGAAGAACTACGGGTACTGTGAGATCTGCTCCACCGACGTGCTGAACTTCGTGGCGAGCATCTTCGCTCGCGGTGACGCCAAGGAGTAG
- a CDS encoding DUF444 family protein, giving the protein MSLRIHQDHSRFKQIVRGKIKSNLRKYVQKGEMIGKKGKDTIAIPIPFIDIPHFKYGHKEQGGVGQGEGEVGQQLSPGSVQPGDGHQAGQGEGDHSLEVDVTLDELAQILGEELQLPNIERRHNEKIVTQKIKYTGVNTTGPESLRHFKRTYKQALKRQIAMGTYDPARPIIVPTREDRRYRSYKMQELPETNAVIIYMMDVSGSMGDEQKEIVRIESFWLDTWLRHQYKGLEARYIIHDAVAREVDRDTFFHTRESGGTMISSAYKLCRDIIKADYPKSAWNIYPFHFSDGDNWSADDTRQCIEMLREDILPGVNQFAYGQVESPYGSGQFIKDLREAIGDSTNVALSEIADKDAIYSSIKDFLGKGR; this is encoded by the coding sequence GTGTCACTGCGGATCCACCAGGACCACTCGCGCTTCAAACAGATCGTCCGCGGGAAGATCAAATCCAACCTGCGCAAGTACGTGCAGAAGGGGGAGATGATCGGAAAGAAGGGGAAGGACACCATCGCCATCCCCATCCCCTTCATCGACATCCCCCACTTCAAGTACGGCCACAAGGAGCAGGGGGGCGTCGGACAGGGAGAGGGCGAGGTGGGTCAGCAGCTGTCCCCGGGCTCGGTGCAGCCCGGGGATGGGCACCAGGCCGGCCAGGGAGAGGGCGACCACTCCCTGGAGGTCGACGTCACGCTCGACGAGCTGGCGCAGATTCTCGGGGAGGAGCTGCAGCTCCCCAACATCGAGCGCCGGCACAACGAGAAGATCGTCACCCAGAAGATCAAGTACACCGGGGTCAACACCACGGGCCCCGAGTCGCTGCGCCACTTCAAGCGCACCTACAAACAGGCGCTGAAGCGGCAGATCGCCATGGGCACGTATGACCCGGCGCGGCCGATCATCGTGCCCACGCGCGAGGACCGGCGCTACCGCAGCTACAAGATGCAGGAGCTGCCGGAGACGAACGCGGTCATCATCTACATGATGGACGTGTCCGGCTCGATGGGCGACGAGCAGAAGGAGATCGTCCGCATCGAGAGCTTCTGGCTCGATACGTGGCTGCGCCACCAGTACAAGGGCCTGGAGGCGCGCTACATCATCCACGACGCCGTGGCGCGCGAGGTGGACCGGGACACCTTCTTCCACACCCGCGAGTCCGGCGGCACGATGATCTCCAGCGCCTACAAGCTGTGCCGGGACATCATCAAGGCGGACTACCCCAAGAGCGCGTGGAACATCTACCCGTTCCACTTCTCGGACGGAGACAACTGGAGCGCGGATGACACGCGCCAGTGCATCGAGATGCTTCGCGAGGACATCCTGCCCGGCGTCAATCAGTTCGCCTACGGTCAGGTGGAGAGCCCCTATGGCAGCGGCCAGTTCATCAAGGACTTGCGCGAGGCCATCGGAGACTCCACCAACGTGGCCCTGAGTGAGATCGCGGACAAGGACGCCATCTACTCTTCCATCAAGGATTTCCTCGGCAAGGGCCGCTGA